A single region of the Gracilibacillus caseinilyticus genome encodes:
- a CDS encoding bifunctional 3-deoxy-7-phosphoheptulonate synthase/chorismate mutase yields MSNEQLDQLREKLDQVNLEILELINKRAELVKETGQVKEKQGANRSYDPVRERDMLNLITKHNNGPFENSTIVHLFKEIFKAGLELQEDDHSKALLVSRKKKPEDTVIDINGDKFGDGNQHFIFGPCAVESYEQVAEVASAIKQEGLKLIRGGAFKPRTSPYDFQGLGFEGLEILKKVSDEYGLAVVSEIVNPAHIEEAVNYIDVIQIGARNMQNFELLKAAGETNKPVLLKRGMSATISDFINAAEYINSKGNGQIILCERGIRTYEKATRNTLDITAVPILKQETHLPVMVDVTHSTGRRDLLLPAAKAALAIGADGVMAEVHPDPAVALSDSAQQMDIPTFHNFMNELLNQ; encoded by the coding sequence ATGAGTAATGAGCAATTGGATCAGCTTCGCGAAAAGCTTGACCAGGTTAACTTAGAAATTCTTGAGTTAATTAACAAACGTGCTGAGCTAGTAAAAGAAACTGGCCAAGTAAAAGAAAAACAAGGTGCAAACCGAAGCTATGATCCTGTGCGTGAACGTGATATGTTAAATCTAATCACAAAGCACAATAATGGCCCGTTCGAAAATTCGACAATCGTTCACTTATTTAAAGAGATCTTCAAAGCAGGTCTTGAATTACAAGAAGATGACCATAGTAAGGCTTTGTTAGTATCTCGTAAGAAAAAACCAGAAGATACTGTAATTGATATAAATGGTGATAAATTCGGAGATGGTAACCAACACTTTATCTTTGGTCCATGTGCGGTGGAGAGTTATGAGCAGGTAGCTGAAGTTGCATCTGCTATTAAACAAGAGGGGCTTAAGTTAATCCGTGGTGGTGCATTTAAACCAAGAACATCTCCATATGATTTCCAAGGCTTAGGCTTTGAAGGCTTAGAAATCCTGAAGAAAGTTTCGGACGAATATGGTTTAGCAGTTGTCAGTGAAATTGTTAATCCTGCACATATAGAAGAAGCAGTTAATTATATCGATGTAATTCAAATCGGTGCTCGAAACATGCAGAACTTTGAATTGTTGAAAGCTGCTGGTGAAACGAATAAACCAGTATTACTAAAACGTGGTATGTCTGCGACCATTTCTGACTTCATTAATGCAGCGGAGTACATTAATTCAAAAGGTAACGGACAAATCATTCTTTGTGAACGAGGTATCCGTACCTATGAAAAAGCAACAAGAAACACATTAGATATTACGGCAGTGCCTATTCTAAAACAAGAAACACACTTGCCTGTTATGGTTGATGTGACACATTCTACCGGACGAAGGGATCTATTATTGCCGGCAGCAAAAGCAGCATTAGCAATTGGTGCAGATGGTGTCATGGCAGAAGTACACCCAGATCCAGCGGTAGCACTTTCTGACTCCGCTCAACAGATGGATATCCCAACATTCCATAACTTCATGAACGAACTATTAAACCAATAA
- the mscL gene encoding large conductance mechanosensitive channel protein MscL, protein MGLLQEFRQFAIRGSAIDMGVGMVLGAAFSGFIDSLVTDILLPPIGLFYSKVNVEDLYITLNGGVYSSLAAAREAGAVTINYGLFLTAVVRFIIILFAVFIVVRQINRWKKPHQHPMDSMTKKECPYCCMPIPSRALICPNCSSDQKESRLNWEKRKPKLRIK, encoded by the coding sequence ATGGGTTTGTTACAAGAATTTCGTCAGTTCGCCATCCGCGGAAGTGCGATAGACATGGGAGTTGGGATGGTACTTGGAGCTGCCTTTAGTGGCTTTATTGACTCATTGGTTACAGACATTTTGCTCCCGCCAATTGGTCTATTCTATTCTAAAGTAAATGTTGAAGATTTATATATTACCTTGAATGGCGGAGTCTATTCCTCTCTCGCTGCTGCTAGAGAAGCAGGCGCAGTTACGATTAATTATGGATTGTTTCTCACAGCAGTCGTTCGTTTTATCATTATACTTTTTGCGGTATTTATCGTAGTTAGGCAAATCAATCGTTGGAAGAAACCCCATCAGCACCCAATGGATTCTATGACAAAAAAAGAATGCCCGTATTGCTGCATGCCCATCCCTTCCCGAGCGCTCATCTGTCCCAATTGCTCCTCAGATCAAAAAGAATCACGACTTAACTGGGAAAAACGAAAACCAAAATTACGAATTAAATAA
- the ccpA gene encoding catabolite control protein A → MNVTIYDVAREANVSMATVSRVVNGNPNVKPATRKKVLNTIERLGYRPNAVARGLASKKTTTVGVIIPDISSIFFSELARGIDDIATMYKYNIILSNSDQNKEKELRLINTMFEKQVDGLIYMGATIGEDHVQQLKTSPVPVALAATIDATETIPSVNIDYEQAAYEATSLLIENGTKHPIYVTGAEDSVVNERKYAGYVKAIKEANKEVNEEYVIKAEFSYDSGVDAASKILEINDHPKAVFAATDEIALGVIHGLQDNGVNVPEDMEVFGFDNTRLATMVRPTLSTVVQPMYDIGAVAMRLLTKFMNKETVEDQNVVLPHQIVKRNSTKQS, encoded by the coding sequence ATGAATGTAACAATTTATGATGTAGCTAGAGAAGCGAATGTCTCGATGGCTACTGTTTCACGAGTAGTGAATGGTAATCCGAACGTGAAACCAGCAACAAGAAAAAAGGTACTCAATACAATTGAGAGATTAGGATACAGACCAAATGCTGTCGCACGAGGACTAGCTAGTAAGAAAACTACTACAGTCGGTGTTATCATTCCGGATATCTCCAGCATTTTCTTTTCTGAGTTAGCAAGAGGTATTGATGACATTGCTACGATGTATAAATACAATATCATCTTAAGTAACTCGGATCAAAACAAAGAAAAAGAATTACGTCTGATCAATACAATGTTTGAAAAACAAGTAGACGGCTTAATTTACATGGGTGCAACCATTGGAGAAGATCATGTACAGCAGTTAAAAACATCACCAGTGCCTGTTGCACTTGCTGCAACGATTGATGCTACAGAAACGATTCCGTCTGTTAACATAGATTACGAACAAGCAGCATATGAAGCAACCTCTCTCTTAATTGAAAATGGTACAAAGCATCCTATTTACGTAACAGGTGCCGAGGATTCGGTAGTAAATGAAAGAAAATATGCAGGTTATGTAAAAGCAATTAAAGAAGCGAACAAAGAAGTGAATGAAGAATATGTGATCAAAGCAGAGTTCTCCTATGACTCAGGAGTAGATGCAGCTTCTAAAATTCTTGAAATTAATGATCATCCTAAAGCTGTCTTTGCAGCAACGGATGAGATTGCACTTGGTGTCATTCATGGTTTACAAGATAATGGCGTTAATGTTCCGGAAGATATGGAAGTGTTTGGTTTTGATAATACCAGATTAGCGACAATGGTTCGTCCGACTCTTTCTACAGTTGTTCAGCCAATGTATGATATTGGTGCGGTAGCGATGAGATTGTTGACAAAATTCATGAATAAAGAGACGGTTGAAGATCAAAATGTCGTATTACCACATCAAATTGTAAAAAGAAACTCAACAAAACAATCATAA
- the motP gene encoding flagellar motor protein MotP, with translation MSKKDILTPIGITIGFIMIMFGIVSSGGVGGFAGFIQGSSVLIVIGGLVAALLVNFNIDQIKTTKHVIQEAFKRNQHQLSDLIELFERLSERARREGLLALENELEEVEDPYIRKGVLLAIDGIEPEVITDIMNAEVDAMEDRHYRGRLIIEKASEYAPAWGMVGTLIGLILMLQNLEDPTTLGPSMAVALLTTFYGSVLANLVFMPMAGKLETKTSEEIFMKQVIIEGVIGVQSGQNPRILKEKLSAFLSEKEKNKKGAEVEGDFTEESFNEA, from the coding sequence ATGAGTAAAAAAGATATTTTAACTCCAATCGGCATTACGATAGGTTTTATCATGATTATGTTTGGAATAGTGAGCAGTGGTGGTGTTGGCGGTTTTGCGGGATTCATTCAAGGTTCATCGGTATTAATTGTTATTGGTGGGCTGGTAGCTGCATTGCTTGTTAATTTTAATATTGACCAAATTAAGACTACCAAGCATGTAATACAAGAAGCATTTAAACGCAATCAACATCAATTATCTGATTTAATAGAATTATTTGAGCGATTATCAGAAAGAGCACGTCGCGAAGGTTTATTAGCTTTAGAAAATGAATTAGAAGAAGTAGAAGACCCTTATATCCGCAAAGGTGTTTTGCTTGCTATCGATGGTATAGAGCCGGAGGTCATTACCGATATTATGAACGCAGAGGTTGATGCGATGGAAGATCGCCATTACCGTGGTCGCCTAATCATTGAAAAAGCAAGTGAATATGCACCAGCTTGGGGGATGGTAGGGACATTAATTGGGTTGATATTAATGTTGCAGAATCTAGAAGATCCCACAACTTTAGGACCGAGCATGGCTGTCGCATTATTGACCACATTTTATGGGTCTGTACTGGCTAATTTAGTTTTTATGCCGATGGCGGGGAAATTAGAAACAAAAACAAGTGAAGAAATATTTATGAAGCAAGTCATTATTGAAGGGGTTATAGGTGTTCAATCCGGTCAAAACCCTCGTATTTTAAAAGAAAAATTAAGTGCATTCTTGTCAGAAAAAGAAAAAAATAAAAAAGGCGCTGAAGTAGAAGGGGATTTTACGGAGGAGTCTTTTAATGAAGCGTAG
- the motS gene encoding flagellar motor protein MotS encodes MKRRIKRREKKGAPKWMVTYSDMVTLILVFFVLLFSMSQIDVEKFKAIAEAFRSETIFEAMPSVIEKEFPSENTKVNSEEFTKPEEFDSETNQAVTNTEDVPDTDELDELLAEVESFLNKNDLNNVISATRTNQGVVLVLQESVLFLSGEADILDPAKPFLNKVSKLLANIPNEVRVEGHTDNRPISSYRYPSNWELSGARASSVIRYILNTGDFNESRFIAAGFGDTRPVAANDSPEGWSINRRVEIVILDSEQEN; translated from the coding sequence ATGAAGCGTAGAATCAAACGTCGTGAGAAAAAGGGTGCACCGAAATGGATGGTCACATATTCGGATATGGTGACATTAATTTTAGTTTTTTTCGTCTTGTTATTCTCCATGTCCCAAATAGATGTTGAAAAATTCAAGGCAATTGCAGAGGCATTTCGAAGTGAAACAATCTTCGAAGCAATGCCATCTGTAATCGAAAAGGAATTTCCTTCTGAGAATACAAAGGTAAACAGTGAAGAGTTCACGAAACCAGAAGAATTCGATTCAGAAACCAATCAAGCCGTTACAAACACAGAAGATGTACCTGATACGGATGAATTGGATGAATTACTTGCAGAAGTAGAAAGTTTTCTAAATAAGAATGACTTAAATAATGTCATTTCAGCAACGCGAACGAATCAAGGTGTCGTACTGGTATTACAAGAAAGTGTACTGTTTTTGTCTGGGGAAGCGGACATTTTAGACCCTGCCAAACCTTTCTTAAATAAAGTTAGCAAACTGCTTGCTAATATTCCTAATGAAGTAAGAGTGGAGGGACATACCGATAATCGACCAATTTCGAGTTATCGATATCCTTCTAACTGGGAATTGTCAGGTGCAAGAGCTAGCAGTGTTATCCGTTATATTCTTAATACTGGAGATTTTAATGAGTCACGCTTCATTGCAGCTGGATTTGGAGATACCAGACCTGTGGCAGCCAATGATAGTCCGGAAGGATGGAGCATCAATCGCAGGGTAGAAATTGTCATACTGGATTCAGAACAAGAAAATTAA
- a CDS encoding acetoin utilization protein AcuC, translated as MSTDRTVFIYADEYQQYSFHEDHPFNQRRLLLTIDLLEIKGALSADQMVSPSRIAGSTLNTIHSEDYIQAVKKASSSEPVNMEKYGIGTNDTPSFPGMYDAALLTVAGSVEACQQVADGKAVHALNLGGGLHHGFPSRASGFCIFNDIAVAIKGLRETYGLKVLYIDTDAHHGDGVQHCFYDDPNVCTVSFHETGRYLYPGTGKTSERGIKQGFGSCYNFPLDAFTEDDSFLEVFRTSIEIITEDFRPDIIVSQHGVDAHYLDPLTHLHCTVHIFEQIPKIIHSLAHRFTGGKWVALGGGGYDIWRVVPRAWAQLWQIMNTDQIFQGIIPQQWLDNWQPSSPVRLPNSWHDSGEQYKAIPRRLEISEQNQIMYQQVLKFITNKKKG; from the coding sequence ATGAGCACTGATCGAACAGTTTTTATTTACGCAGACGAATATCAACAATATTCATTTCATGAAGATCATCCATTCAACCAGAGAAGATTACTGCTTACCATCGACTTGTTAGAGATAAAGGGCGCTTTGTCTGCTGATCAAATGGTATCGCCATCTCGTATAGCTGGTTCGACATTAAACACCATCCACTCAGAGGATTACATTCAAGCAGTCAAAAAAGCTAGCAGTTCCGAGCCGGTGAACATGGAGAAGTATGGCATCGGTACGAATGACACGCCGAGCTTTCCTGGAATGTATGATGCCGCTTTATTGACCGTTGCTGGTTCTGTAGAAGCTTGCCAACAGGTAGCCGATGGTAAAGCAGTCCACGCTCTTAATTTGGGAGGCGGACTTCACCATGGCTTCCCCTCTCGTGCTTCGGGTTTTTGTATTTTTAATGATATTGCGGTTGCAATTAAAGGCTTACGAGAAACATATGGATTAAAAGTTTTATATATTGATACCGACGCTCATCATGGTGATGGTGTACAGCATTGTTTCTACGATGATCCAAATGTCTGTACCGTCTCCTTTCATGAAACAGGACGTTATTTATATCCCGGAACAGGTAAGACAAGTGAGAGGGGAATCAAGCAGGGATTTGGTTCGTGTTATAATTTTCCGCTTGATGCCTTTACCGAGGATGATTCTTTTCTCGAAGTGTTTCGAACTTCTATTGAAATCATTACGGAGGATTTCCGACCTGATATTATCGTCAGCCAGCACGGTGTTGATGCACATTATTTAGATCCTTTAACACATCTCCATTGCACAGTACATATTTTTGAGCAAATACCGAAGATCATTCATTCCCTGGCGCATCGTTTTACAGGAGGAAAATGGGTGGCACTTGGTGGCGGAGGCTATGATATTTGGCGTGTAGTTCCAAGAGCGTGGGCACAATTATGGCAGATTATGAATACGGATCAAATTTTTCAAGGAATTATTCCACAGCAATGGCTTGATAACTGGCAGCCATCATCCCCTGTTCGTTTACCGAATTCCTGGCATGATTCAGGTGAGCAATACAAAGCAATTCCTAGACGCCTCGAGATCTCCGAGCAAAATCAAATCATGTACCAACAAGTTTTGAAATTTATCACAAATAAAAAGAAAGGATGA
- a CDS encoding CBS and ACT domain-containing protein, whose translation MLVKDIMKEDVITLTSSATVLHALQLMKEHNIRHIPVINNERHVIGIVSDRDIRDASPSILEPSFEKELLKKPISAIMTYPVVTIHPYEFFEEVASIFYQKEFACLPVVQNKQLTGMITEKDFLYAFIQLTGTHAPSTQLEIKVPDRIGVLSDVCQFFTIRQIKIVSVYSFPDPKQQNYKVLVFRIQTMNPIMVVRDFESSEYEVLYPYWEDQHEH comes from the coding sequence ATGCTTGTCAAAGATATTATGAAAGAAGACGTTATTACGTTAACTTCATCAGCGACTGTTTTGCACGCTTTACAACTAATGAAAGAACATAACATTCGCCACATCCCAGTAATAAACAATGAGCGGCATGTCATTGGCATCGTATCAGATCGTGATATTCGAGATGCCAGTCCATCGATACTTGAACCATCATTTGAAAAAGAATTACTAAAAAAGCCGATATCAGCGATTATGACATATCCGGTCGTCACGATTCACCCTTATGAGTTCTTTGAGGAAGTAGCCTCCATCTTCTACCAAAAAGAGTTTGCTTGTTTACCAGTAGTTCAGAATAAGCAATTAACAGGTATGATCACGGAAAAAGATTTTCTTTATGCTTTTATTCAACTAACTGGTACACACGCGCCAAGTACACAGTTAGAAATAAAAGTACCTGATCGGATTGGTGTTCTATCCGATGTATGTCAATTTTTTACAATCCGGCAAATTAAAATTGTATCCGTTTACAGCTTTCCTGACCCGAAGCAGCAAAATTATAAAGTGTTGGTATTCCGTATTCAAACAATGAATCCTATCATGGTTGTACGAGATTTTGAATCGAGTGAATATGAAGTACTATATCCTTATTGGGAGGATCAACATGAGCACTGA
- a CDS encoding GNAT family N-acetyltransferase, giving the protein MKHTKNYLSIKKYNRNTPIHIEGPVSKTKIADLQFHHELIAFRPPPEQWKALQEIAELPEARIFIATVQDQIIGYVTFLHPDPIERWAKYPYQDMLELGAIEIAPAYRGNKLGSHLIETPMKDEHMENYIILSTEYYWHWDLNYTTLSVWDYRKIMEKMMKAGDLYPAPTNEPEIMAHPANCLMVRIGKNVPKEHIEIFDKLRFLQ; this is encoded by the coding sequence GTGAAACATACGAAAAACTATCTATCCATCAAGAAATATAATCGCAATACTCCTATTCACATTGAAGGTCCTGTTTCAAAAACTAAAATTGCTGACTTACAATTTCATCACGAACTGATCGCCTTCAGACCACCACCTGAGCAATGGAAAGCATTACAGGAAATTGCAGAATTGCCCGAAGCAAGGATTTTCATTGCTACGGTACAAGATCAAATTATCGGGTATGTTACCTTTCTGCATCCTGATCCGATTGAGAGATGGGCTAAATACCCGTACCAAGACATGTTAGAGCTGGGAGCAATAGAAATTGCACCTGCGTACAGGGGAAATAAATTAGGTTCTCATTTAATAGAAACACCGATGAAAGATGAGCATATGGAGAATTATATCATTCTATCTACTGAATATTACTGGCATTGGGATTTAAATTATACAACATTAAGTGTTTGGGATTACCGCAAGATTATGGAAAAGATGATGAAAGCCGGTGATCTGTACCCTGCACCTACTAATGAACCAGAAATCATGGCCCATCCAGCCAATTGTTTAATGGTCCGCATTGGAAAGAATGTTCCTAAAGAACATATTGAGATTTTCGACAAATTAAGATTCCTTCAATAG
- a CDS encoding transglycosylase domain-containing protein, which translates to MNAKEFFQKTWQSLKDLWNKQVIQRTSRISYHIIWNILLFFIAIGLIGGFFVAGLGAGYFASLVDEEKVQSEEEMASAIYNYAETSELYFANDVFLSEVSADILRDETTLDHVSTYVQNAVIATEDEYFETHNGIVPKAVLRAVFQEVTNASVQSGGSTLTQQIIKNQILTNEVSFERKAKEMLLAMRLELFFEKDEILEAYLNIVPFGRNSSGQNIAGIQTAADGIFGVNADELNLPQAAFIAGLPQSPSYYTPFLNGGGVKNEEGLEPGLTRMKSVLSRMLEAGYINQEEYQKALEYDIVADFKQPEESQLEKYPYLMEEIQKRAIDKLVYVLAEQDGYTQQEIASSETLKEEYEIKASREISSNGYKIHSTIDKEIYDAFQKVAAEYDNYGQDKLARNEDNEAIMTEDPDTGEMVQLGKQPVQAGSVLIENRTGKIISFVGGRDFDIAQINHATRVNRQNGSTMKPLVAYAPAMEWGIVQPGSVIADVQKTYPTGAKPYTPGNYSGRFYGLTPVREALYRSHNATAVNVYSQIINQNPVDQFLSKMGFSSLLDKDEHNLSVVLGGITNGVTVEENTNAYATFGNMGSFVEDYMIEKIETKDGEVLYQHESEKTEVFSPQTSYLMLDMMRDVLTRGTGTAGRANLTNKSVDWAGKTGTSNGFKDTWFIATNPNVTLGSWMGYDYNQQLDKGYSSRNNTFWAKLVNAATEIRPDLMAPSNKFESPGGIVSRSYCAVSGLLPSEECSELGLVNTDIYNANFVPTKKDYSLIQDSYATIDGEVVLAGEKSPDEFTDGNGFSFNPDWLKDMGYTELSNIKQLTAGKGGAWEKIKYPNEQEVKNDGKAPNAPGGLKLNNQKLSWSKSKSSDVVGYRIYRANNPDDKNFKRIGSTIETSFTIPGSKAVYQVRAVDYFGQESSGSNVVVQGDFSEPKPEQKEEDNKEKEDNKEKEDNKKNDNKEQEAEQNNQEQNENNQNEQQNDQAQDTEQNNQDNQ; encoded by the coding sequence ATGAATGCAAAAGAATTTTTTCAAAAAACATGGCAGTCGTTAAAGGATTTATGGAATAAACAAGTAATTCAGCGTACATCTAGAATCAGTTACCATATTATATGGAATATCCTATTATTTTTTATCGCAATTGGGCTGATTGGCGGCTTTTTTGTTGCGGGACTTGGTGCTGGTTATTTCGCTTCTCTGGTGGATGAAGAAAAAGTCCAAAGTGAAGAAGAAATGGCGAGTGCCATCTACAACTATGCAGAAACATCTGAATTATACTTTGCCAATGATGTGTTTCTGTCAGAGGTTAGTGCAGACATACTCCGTGATGAAACCACACTGGACCATGTAAGTACATATGTCCAAAATGCAGTAATCGCGACAGAAGATGAGTATTTTGAAACACACAACGGTATCGTTCCAAAAGCTGTGTTACGAGCGGTTTTCCAAGAAGTAACGAATGCTTCCGTGCAATCTGGTGGTAGTACATTAACACAACAGATTATTAAAAATCAGATTTTAACAAACGAAGTATCCTTCGAACGGAAAGCAAAAGAAATGTTGCTGGCGATGCGCTTGGAATTATTCTTTGAAAAAGATGAAATATTGGAAGCATATTTAAATATTGTTCCATTCGGTCGTAACTCTTCGGGGCAAAACATTGCAGGAATTCAAACCGCAGCTGATGGTATTTTTGGCGTAAATGCTGATGAATTAAACCTTCCGCAGGCTGCTTTCATTGCTGGTTTACCGCAAAGTCCGTCTTACTACACGCCTTTCCTTAATGGTGGTGGTGTAAAAAATGAAGAAGGGCTGGAACCAGGCTTAACCAGGATGAAATCCGTACTTAGCAGAATGTTGGAAGCAGGTTATATCAATCAGGAGGAGTACCAGAAAGCATTAGAATATGACATTGTAGCAGATTTCAAACAACCAGAAGAATCACAATTGGAGAAATACCCATATTTAATGGAAGAGATCCAAAAGCGGGCAATTGATAAATTAGTATATGTACTCGCTGAACAAGATGGTTACACGCAGCAAGAAATAGCTTCCAGCGAAACATTGAAAGAAGAATACGAAATAAAAGCATCTAGAGAAATCAGCAGCAACGGCTATAAAATCCATTCCACTATTGATAAAGAAATCTATGATGCCTTTCAGAAGGTAGCTGCTGAATATGATAATTACGGACAGGATAAACTGGCTCGTAATGAAGATAATGAAGCAATTATGACAGAAGATCCAGACACTGGCGAAATGGTACAACTGGGTAAACAGCCTGTTCAGGCCGGAAGTGTATTAATTGAAAACAGAACAGGCAAAATTATCAGTTTTGTTGGTGGCCGGGATTTTGATATTGCACAAATAAACCATGCCACAAGGGTCAACAGACAAAACGGTAGTACGATGAAACCGTTAGTGGCGTATGCACCAGCGATGGAATGGGGAATTGTCCAGCCTGGATCAGTTATTGCAGATGTACAAAAAACTTATCCAACGGGAGCAAAACCGTATACACCTGGAAACTATTCAGGACGTTTTTACGGTTTGACTCCTGTTCGAGAAGCATTATACCGTTCACATAATGCAACGGCAGTGAATGTTTACAGTCAAATTATTAATCAAAATCCTGTGGATCAATTCCTATCTAAAATGGGCTTCTCATCACTACTAGACAAAGATGAGCACAATTTGTCCGTTGTCCTAGGCGGGATCACAAACGGTGTAACTGTCGAGGAAAACACGAATGCCTATGCCACATTCGGTAATATGGGATCCTTCGTAGAAGATTATATGATTGAAAAAATCGAAACAAAAGACGGTGAAGTCTTGTACCAGCATGAGAGTGAAAAAACCGAAGTTTTCAGTCCGCAAACAAGTTATTTAATGCTAGATATGATGCGCGATGTATTAACCCGCGGAACTGGTACTGCAGGTAGAGCTAATCTTACAAATAAGAGCGTGGACTGGGCAGGAAAAACAGGTACCTCCAACGGTTTCAAGGACACTTGGTTTATCGCAACAAATCCAAATGTTACGTTAGGAAGCTGGATGGGCTATGACTATAATCAACAATTAGACAAAGGATACAGTAGTCGAAATAATACATTCTGGGCGAAATTAGTGAATGCAGCGACCGAAATCCGTCCTGATCTAATGGCGCCATCGAATAAATTTGAAAGTCCTGGTGGTATTGTTTCCCGTTCGTATTGTGCTGTATCAGGATTACTGCCTTCTGAAGAATGTAGTGAACTTGGATTAGTTAACACAGATATTTATAACGCTAATTTCGTTCCAACTAAGAAAGACTATAGTCTCATCCAGGATTCTTATGCAACGATCGATGGCGAAGTGGTGTTAGCAGGTGAAAAATCACCGGATGAATTTACCGACGGAAATGGCTTCAGTTTTAATCCGGATTGGTTAAAGGATATGGGCTATACCGAGCTAAGCAATATCAAACAGTTAACTGCTGGAAAAGGCGGTGCTTGGGAAAAAATTAAATATCCTAATGAACAAGAAGTTAAGAATGACGGTAAAGCACCAAATGCACCAGGTGGATTAAAATTAAATAATCAGAAATTATCCTGGAGCAAATCGAAGAGTTCCGATGTGGTTGGTTACCGGATTTACCGAGCAAACAACCCTGACGACAAAAATTTCAAACGAATCGGTTCCACAATAGAGACTTCGTTCACAATCCCGGGCAGTAAAGCTGTTTATCAGGTTCGTGCCGTCGATTATTTCGGACAGGAATCATCAGGAAGTAATGTCGTCGTGCAAGGTGATTTCTCCGAACCTAAGCCGGAGCAGAAAGAAGAAGACAATAAAGAGAAAGAAGATAATAAAGAGAAAGAAGATAATAAGAAAAACGATAATAAAGAGCAAGAAGCCGAGCAAAATAATCAGGAACAGAACGAAAATAATCAAAATGAACAACAAAATGATCAGGCACAGGACACAGAACAAAACAATCAAGATAACCAATAA